Proteins encoded together in one Mycobacterium simiae window:
- a CDS encoding methyltransferase, translated as MRSKVPPAKVARVAGRVRHYLSRLHRRSAPPAAVMLELILNAWIAQAIAATADLGVADALAAGPLTGQQLADRVGADADTVSRLMRALVGIGVVGRRRDGRYELTPLGDTLRTDAPVSMAGMARWVGSPQHREHWSHLTGAIRTGHAVIPELRGKPIFEYLADEAELAEIFNAAMTNLSEMATAPLTAAYDFSSFGTIVDVGGGHGRLLSAILATAPNSRGVLFDLPQVVAGAPELLRKYGVEDRIRIEEGSFFDFVPTGGDAYVLKNIIHDWPDQDAIRILNNIRAAVRPGTRLLLCEFVIPDHDRDFPGKWIDLEMLVAVAARERTANEYARLFDQAGFRFNRVVASASPLSIVEATAV; from the coding sequence GTGAGGTCAAAGGTTCCGCCGGCTAAGGTCGCCCGCGTCGCCGGCCGGGTCCGCCACTACCTGTCGCGGTTGCACCGACGCTCCGCGCCGCCAGCGGCGGTGATGCTCGAATTGATCCTGAACGCCTGGATTGCCCAAGCGATCGCGGCCACGGCCGACCTGGGCGTCGCCGACGCCCTGGCGGCGGGGCCGCTGACCGGCCAGCAATTGGCGGACCGGGTCGGCGCCGACGCCGACACGGTGAGCCGGCTCATGCGTGCGCTGGTCGGCATCGGAGTAGTCGGCCGGCGCCGCGACGGGCGCTACGAACTCACCCCCCTCGGGGACACGCTGCGCACCGACGCCCCGGTGTCGATGGCCGGGATGGCACGGTGGGTCGGCTCGCCACAACATCGCGAGCACTGGAGTCACCTGACCGGCGCAATACGAACCGGTCATGCCGTGATCCCGGAGCTGCGCGGCAAACCTATTTTCGAATACCTGGCCGACGAGGCGGAGCTGGCCGAGATTTTCAACGCCGCCATGACCAATCTCTCCGAGATGGCGACCGCGCCACTGACCGCGGCTTACGATTTCAGTTCGTTCGGCACCATCGTCGATGTCGGCGGCGGCCACGGCCGGCTGTTGTCTGCCATCCTGGCGACGGCTCCGAATTCGCGGGGCGTGCTGTTCGATCTCCCGCAGGTGGTGGCGGGTGCGCCAGAGTTGTTGCGCAAGTACGGCGTCGAGGACCGCATCCGGATCGAGGAAGGTTCGTTCTTCGATTTCGTGCCGACCGGCGGCGACGCGTACGTGCTCAAGAACATCATCCACGACTGGCCCGACCAGGACGCCATCCGCATCCTGAACAACATCCGCGCCGCCGTCCGACCCGGCACGCGACTATTGTTGTGCGAGTTCGTCATTCCGGACCACGATCGGGACTTCCCAGGTAAGTGGATCGATCTGGAGATGCTGGTTGCCGTCGCCGCGCGCGAACGCACCGCCAACGAGTACGCCCGGCTGTTCGACCAAGCCGGATTCCGATTCAACCGTGTCGTCGCTTCCGCGTCGCCGCTGAGCATCGTCGAGGCGACCGCGGTCTAG